Proteins co-encoded in one Acidovorax sp. 69 genomic window:
- a CDS encoding ABC transporter ATP-binding protein, with translation MPEPTFLAELRNVTFSYGDRAILRDVTLAIPRGKVTALMGASGGGKTTVLRLIGGQQKAQSGQVLFDGHDVGGMDVPALYAARRRMGMLFQFGALFTDLSVFENVAFPLREHTDLSEALIRDVVLMKLHAVGLRGARDLMPSQISGGMARRVALARAIVLDPELVMYDEPFAGLDPISLGTAAQLIRQLNDAMGLTSIVVSHDLEETFRLADHVIILGEGVVAAQGSPEEVRASLDPLVHQFVNALPSGPVPFHYPGSAVAEDFGPVEGRAL, from the coding sequence ATGCCTGAGCCCACTTTTCTCGCTGAATTGCGCAATGTCACCTTCTCGTATGGTGATCGCGCCATCCTGCGCGATGTGACCCTGGCGATTCCCCGTGGCAAGGTCACTGCGCTCATGGGGGCTTCCGGCGGGGGTAAAACCACCGTGCTGCGCCTGATTGGCGGACAACAAAAGGCCCAGAGCGGCCAGGTGCTGTTCGATGGCCACGATGTGGGGGGGATGGATGTACCGGCGCTGTATGCCGCCCGTCGGCGCATGGGCATGTTGTTCCAGTTCGGGGCGCTGTTCACCGATCTCAGTGTGTTCGAGAATGTGGCATTTCCGCTGCGCGAGCACACCGACCTGTCGGAAGCGCTGATCCGCGATGTGGTGCTCATGAAGCTGCACGCAGTGGGCCTGCGCGGTGCCCGCGACTTGATGCCCAGCCAGATTTCCGGCGGCATGGCGCGCCGCGTGGCGCTGGCCCGCGCGATCGTGCTCGATCCCGAGCTGGTGATGTATGACGAGCCCTTCGCGGGCCTGGACCCGATCTCGCTGGGCACTGCGGCCCAGTTGATCCGCCAGCTCAACGATGCGATGGGACTCACCAGCATTGTGGTGTCGCATGACCTGGAAGAAACTTTCCGACTGGCGGACCACGTGATCATTCTGGGCGAGGGCGTGGTTGCCGCCCAGGGCTCACCGGAGGAGGTGCGCGCCAGCCTTGATCCGTTGGTGCACCAATTTGTGAATGCCCTGCCGTCCGGTCCGGTGCCGTTTCATTACCCGGGCTCGGCGGTGGCCGAGGACTTCGGGCCCGTCGAAGGGCGGGCGCTATGA
- a CDS encoding glutamate synthase subunit beta, giving the protein MGKTTGFMEYERIEEGYKPVPERLKHYKEFVIGLDSAQAKVQGARCMDCGTPFCNNGCPVNNIIPDFNDLVYHQDWKSAIEVLHSTNNFPEFTGRICPAPCEAACVLNVNDDAVGIKSIEHAIIDRAWEEGWVKPRPAKHQTGKKVAVVGSGPAGLAAAQQLARAGHSVTLFEKNDRVGGLLRYGIPDFKMEKSHIDRRAKQLEAEGVVIRTGVFVGAAKDGLGKDSKVTNWAKETITPEQLNKEFDAVLLTGGAEQSRDLPVPGRDLDGIHFAMEFLPQQNKVNAGDKLKGQILATGKHVIVIGGGDTGSDCVGTSNRHGAASVTQFEVMPQPPEVENRPMTWPYWPLKLRTSSSHDEGCVREFAISTKEFTGDKGKVKSLTTVQVEFKDGKLVEVPGTEKHYQADLVLLAMGFVSPVAAVLDAFGVDKDARGNARATTEFDGGYATNVPKVFAAGDIRRGQSLVVWAIREGRQAARSVDEFLMGYSDLPR; this is encoded by the coding sequence ATGGGAAAAACTACCGGCTTCATGGAATACGAGCGCATCGAAGAGGGCTACAAGCCCGTGCCCGAGCGCTTGAAGCACTACAAGGAATTTGTCATTGGGCTCGATAGCGCTCAGGCCAAGGTACAGGGCGCGCGCTGTATGGACTGCGGCACGCCGTTTTGCAACAACGGCTGCCCGGTCAACAACATCATCCCGGACTTCAACGACTTGGTTTACCACCAGGACTGGAAGAGCGCGATCGAGGTGCTGCACAGCACCAACAACTTCCCTGAGTTCACCGGCCGCATCTGCCCCGCACCTTGCGAGGCGGCCTGCGTGCTCAACGTGAACGACGACGCTGTGGGCATCAAGTCCATCGAGCACGCGATCATTGACCGCGCCTGGGAAGAAGGTTGGGTCAAGCCCCGCCCCGCCAAGCACCAAACGGGCAAGAAGGTGGCCGTGGTGGGCTCGGGCCCCGCAGGCCTGGCGGCAGCCCAACAACTGGCGCGCGCTGGCCACAGCGTCACGCTGTTTGAAAAGAACGACCGCGTGGGCGGCCTGCTGCGCTATGGCATTCCTGACTTCAAGATGGAGAAGTCGCACATCGACCGCCGCGCCAAGCAGCTCGAAGCCGAAGGCGTGGTCATCCGTACCGGCGTGTTCGTTGGCGCCGCCAAGGACGGCCTGGGCAAGGACTCCAAGGTCACCAACTGGGCCAAGGAAACCATCACGCCTGAGCAGCTGAACAAGGAGTTCGACGCTGTGCTGCTGACCGGCGGTGCCGAGCAATCGCGCGACCTGCCCGTGCCCGGCCGCGACCTCGATGGCATTCACTTCGCCATGGAGTTCCTGCCCCAGCAAAATAAGGTCAACGCGGGCGACAAGCTCAAGGGCCAGATTCTGGCCACTGGCAAGCATGTCATCGTGATCGGTGGCGGCGACACGGGCAGCGACTGCGTGGGCACCAGCAACCGCCACGGCGCAGCCAGCGTCACCCAGTTTGAGGTGATGCCCCAGCCCCCCGAGGTGGAAAACCGCCCCATGACCTGGCCTTACTGGCCGCTCAAGCTGCGCACCAGCTCCAGCCACGACGAAGGCTGCGTGCGCGAGTTCGCCATCTCCACCAAGGAGTTCACGGGCGACAAGGGCAAGGTCAAGAGTCTGACCACCGTGCAGGTCGAGTTCAAGGACGGCAAGCTGGTCGAAGTCCCCGGCACCGAAAAACACTACCAGGCCGACCTGGTGCTGCTGGCCATGGGCTTTGTGAGCCCTGTGGCCGCCGTGCTCGACGCCTTTGGCGTGGACAAGGACGCCCGTGGCAATGCCCGCGCCACGACTGAGTTCGACGGCGGTTACGCCACCAATGTGCCCAAGGTCTTTGCCGCAGGCGACATCCGCCGGGGCCAGTCGCTGGTGGTCTGGGCTATCCGCGAAGGCCGTCAGGCAGCGCGGTCGGTGGATGAGTTCCTCATGGGTTACTCCGATCTGCCGCGCTGA
- a CDS encoding glutamate synthase-related protein encodes MTTTAAEIQHLQQHGLYSSGNEHDACGLGFVAHIKGIKRHDIVTQALKILENIDHRGAVGADPLMGDGAGILIQIPDALYREEMARAGTAPDGSVGVTLPAAGEYGVGMIFLPKEHASRLACEQEMERAIKAEGQVLLGWRDVPVNVDMPMSPTVRKKEPILRQVFIGRGNDVIVQDALERKLYVIRKTASANIQALKLKHSKEYYVPSMSSRTVVYKGLLLADQVGVYYKDLSDERCISAIGLVHQRFSTNTFPEWPLAHPYRYVAHNGEINTVKGNYNWMKAREGVMASPVLAADLQKLYPISFADQSDTATFDNCLELLTMAGYPISQAVMMMIPEPWEQHTTMDERRRAFYEYHAAMLEPWDGPASIVFTDGRQIGATLDRNGLRPSRYCITDDDLVVMGSESGVLPIPENKIVRKWRLQPGKMFLIDLEQGRMIDDDELKANIVNTKPYKQWIENLRIKLDSIEAGAQAAAPQAADLPLLDRQQAFGYTQEDIKFLMAPMAKNGEEGIGSMGNDSPLAVLSGKNKPLYNYFKQLFAQVTNPPIDPIREAIVMSLNSFIGPKPNLLDINQVNPPMRLEVSQPVLDFADMAKLRDIEQYTQGKFKSATIDITYPLDWGREGVEAKLASLCAQAVDAIKGGANILIISDRAVGATQVAIPALLALSAIHQHLVGAGLRTTAGLVVETGTAREVHHFAVLAGYGAEAVHPYLAMETLAEMHKDLGGDLSADKAIYNYVKAIGKGLSKIMSKMGVSTYMSYCGAQLFEAIGLNTETVGKYFTGTASRVEGIGVFEIAEEAIRMHKAAFGDDPVLETMLDAGGEYAWRARGEEHMWSPDAIAKLQHSTRANNWNTYKEYAQLINDQSKRHMTLRGLFEFKIDPAKAISIDEVEPAKDIVKRFATGAMSLGSISTEAHATLAVAMNRIGGKSNTGEGGEDAARYRNELKGIPIKKGDTLKSVIGAENVEVDLPLLDGDSLRSRIKQVASGRFGVTAEYLSSADQIQIKMAQGAKPGEGGQLPGGKVSNYIGKLRHSVPGVGLISPPPHHDIYSIEDLAQLIHDLKNVAPHASISTKLVSEVGVGTIAAGVAKCKSDHVVIAGHDGGTGASPWSSIKHCGGPWEIGLAETQQTLVLNRLRGRIRVQADGQMKTGRDVAIGALLGADEFGFATAPLVVEGCIMMRKCHLNTCPVGVATQDPELRKKFSGKPEHVVNYFFFIAEEVRQIMAQLGIKKFDDLIGRTDLLDMRAGLSHWKARGLDFSRLFAQPNVPAEVPRFHVDVQDHNIEHTLDRKLIERSQPAIEKGERVQFIEVARNVNRSVGAMLSGAVTRAHPEGLPDDTIRIQLEGTGGQSFGAFLTRGITLYLIGDANDYTGKGLSGGRVIVRPSIDFRGDAVRNTIVGNTVMYGATTGEAFFSGVAGERFAVRLSGATTVVEGTGDHGCEYMTGGTVLVLGKTGRNFAAGMSGGVAYVYDEDGQFDTRCNLSMVTLERILPASEQEATVPRAIWHGGQTDEAQLKKLLEDHNRWTGSKRARELLDNWAASRGKFVKVFPTEYKRALAEIYEQKVLEESATPAVTATKKEAAPAK; translated from the coding sequence ATGACCACAACGGCTGCCGAGATCCAGCATCTGCAACAACACGGTTTGTATTCATCGGGTAACGAACACGACGCCTGCGGCCTCGGGTTTGTGGCCCACATCAAGGGCATCAAGCGCCACGACATCGTGACGCAGGCCCTGAAGATCCTGGAAAACATCGACCACCGCGGCGCGGTGGGTGCCGATCCGCTGATGGGTGACGGCGCCGGTATCCTGATCCAGATTCCTGACGCGCTGTACCGTGAAGAAATGGCCCGGGCTGGAACGGCCCCCGATGGGTCTGTGGGCGTGACACTGCCTGCAGCTGGCGAATACGGCGTGGGCATGATCTTCCTGCCCAAGGAACATGCCTCCCGCTTGGCTTGCGAGCAGGAGATGGAGCGCGCTATCAAGGCCGAAGGCCAGGTGCTGCTGGGCTGGCGCGACGTGCCTGTCAATGTGGACATGCCCATGTCGCCCACCGTGCGCAAGAAGGAGCCCATCCTGCGCCAGGTGTTCATCGGCCGTGGCAACGACGTGATCGTGCAGGACGCGCTGGAGCGCAAGCTGTACGTGATCCGCAAGACGGCCAGCGCCAACATCCAGGCGCTCAAGCTCAAGCACAGCAAGGAATACTACGTTCCTTCCATGTCCAGCCGCACCGTGGTCTACAAGGGCCTGCTGCTGGCCGACCAGGTGGGCGTGTATTACAAGGACCTGTCCGACGAGCGCTGCATCTCGGCCATTGGCCTCGTGCACCAGCGTTTTTCGACCAACACTTTTCCCGAGTGGCCGCTGGCCCACCCGTACCGCTATGTGGCGCACAACGGTGAGATCAACACCGTCAAGGGCAACTACAACTGGATGAAGGCGCGCGAAGGGGTGATGGCCTCGCCCGTGCTCGCGGCCGACTTGCAAAAGCTCTACCCCATCAGTTTTGCCGACCAGTCCGATACCGCCACGTTCGACAACTGCCTGGAGTTGCTGACCATGGCTGGCTACCCCATCAGCCAAGCCGTGATGATGATGATCCCCGAGCCATGGGAGCAGCACACCACCATGGACGAGCGCCGCCGCGCGTTCTATGAATACCACGCCGCCATGCTGGAGCCCTGGGATGGCCCGGCCTCCATCGTGTTCACCGACGGCCGCCAGATCGGCGCCACGCTGGACCGCAACGGCCTGCGTCCTTCGCGCTATTGCATCACCGACGACGACTTGGTCGTCATGGGTTCCGAGTCGGGTGTGCTGCCGATTCCTGAGAACAAGATCGTGCGCAAGTGGCGCCTGCAGCCCGGCAAGATGTTCCTGATCGATCTGGAGCAAGGCCGCATGATTGACGACGACGAGTTGAAAGCCAACATCGTCAATACCAAGCCCTACAAGCAGTGGATCGAGAACCTGCGCATCAAGCTCGACAGCATCGAAGCCGGTGCCCAGGCTGCTGCGCCCCAGGCCGCTGACCTGCCCCTGCTGGACCGCCAGCAGGCCTTTGGCTACACGCAGGAAGACATCAAGTTCCTGATGGCGCCCATGGCCAAGAACGGCGAAGAAGGCATCGGCTCCATGGGCAACGACAGTCCGTTGGCCGTGCTCTCGGGCAAGAACAAGCCGCTGTACAACTACTTCAAGCAGCTGTTTGCCCAAGTGACGAACCCGCCGATCGATCCGATCCGCGAGGCCATCGTGATGTCGCTCAACAGCTTCATCGGCCCCAAGCCCAACCTGTTGGACATCAACCAGGTCAACCCACCCATGCGGCTCGAAGTGAGCCAGCCCGTGCTCGACTTTGCCGACATGGCCAAGCTGCGCGATATCGAGCAGTACACGCAAGGCAAGTTCAAGAGCGCCACCATCGACATCACCTACCCCCTGGACTGGGGCCGTGAAGGTGTGGAGGCCAAGCTGGCTTCGCTGTGCGCACAGGCCGTGGACGCCATCAAGGGTGGCGCCAACATCTTGATCATCAGCGACCGCGCTGTGGGCGCCACGCAAGTGGCCATTCCTGCGCTGCTGGCACTGTCTGCCATCCACCAGCACCTGGTGGGCGCAGGCCTGCGCACAACGGCAGGCCTGGTGGTCGAGACCGGAACGGCCCGCGAAGTGCACCACTTCGCTGTGCTGGCTGGATATGGCGCCGAGGCTGTGCATCCCTACCTCGCCATGGAAACCCTGGCCGAGATGCACAAGGACCTCGGTGGCGACCTGTCGGCCGACAAGGCCATTTACAACTACGTCAAGGCCATCGGCAAGGGCCTGTCCAAGATCATGTCCAAGATGGGCGTAAGCACGTACATGAGCTACTGCGGCGCCCAGCTGTTCGAGGCCATTGGCCTGAACACGGAAACTGTGGGCAAGTATTTCACCGGCACCGCCAGCCGTGTGGAAGGCATCGGCGTGTTCGAGATCGCTGAAGAAGCGATCCGCATGCACAAGGCCGCCTTCGGTGACGACCCCGTGCTGGAAACCATGCTGGATGCGGGCGGTGAATACGCCTGGCGTGCCCGTGGCGAAGAACACATGTGGAGCCCTGACGCGATTGCCAAGCTGCAGCACAGCACGCGCGCCAACAACTGGAACACGTACAAAGAGTACGCCCAGCTCATCAACGACCAGAGCAAGCGCCACATGACGTTGCGCGGGTTGTTCGAGTTCAAGATCGACCCTGCCAAGGCCATCTCCATTGATGAGGTCGAGCCCGCCAAGGACATCGTCAAGCGCTTTGCTACCGGCGCCATGTCGCTGGGCTCCATCTCCACCGAGGCGCATGCCACGCTGGCCGTGGCCATGAACCGCATTGGCGGCAAGAGCAACACGGGTGAGGGCGGTGAAGACGCGGCACGCTACCGCAACGAACTCAAGGGCATCCCGATCAAGAAGGGCGACACGCTCAAGAGCGTGATTGGTGCCGAGAACGTGGAGGTGGACCTGCCTTTGCTGGATGGCGATTCTCTGCGCAGCCGTATCAAGCAGGTGGCTTCTGGCCGCTTTGGCGTCACGGCCGAATACCTGTCGTCGGCCGACCAGATCCAGATCAAGATGGCCCAAGGCGCCAAGCCCGGCGAAGGCGGCCAGCTGCCTGGCGGCAAGGTCTCCAACTACATCGGCAAGCTGCGCCACAGCGTACCGGGTGTGGGGCTGATCTCGCCACCACCCCATCACGACATTTACTCCATCGAAGATCTGGCCCAACTGATCCATGATCTGAAGAACGTCGCGCCGCACGCCAGCATCAGCACCAAGCTGGTGTCTGAAGTGGGTGTGGGCACCATCGCCGCTGGCGTGGCCAAGTGCAAGAGCGACCACGTGGTGATCGCCGGGCACGACGGCGGCACGGGCGCTTCGCCCTGGTCTTCCATTAAGCATTGCGGCGGCCCCTGGGAAATCGGTCTGGCCGAAACCCAGCAGACCCTGGTGCTGAACCGCCTGCGCGGCCGCATTCGCGTGCAGGCCGACGGCCAGATGAAGACCGGCCGCGACGTCGCCATCGGCGCGCTGCTGGGTGCGGATGAGTTCGGCTTCGCCACCGCGCCGCTGGTGGTGGAAGGCTGCATCATGATGCGCAAGTGCCACCTGAACACCTGCCCCGTGGGCGTGGCCACGCAAGACCCTGAGCTGCGCAAGAAGTTCTCGGGCAAGCCCGAGCATGTGGTGAACTACTTCTTCTTCATCGCTGAAGAAGTGCGCCAGATCATGGCCCAGCTGGGCATCAAGAAGTTCGACGACCTGATTGGTCGCACCGATCTGCTCGATATGCGCGCAGGCCTCTCGCACTGGAAGGCGCGCGGCCTGGACTTCAGCCGCTTGTTCGCCCAGCCCAATGTGCCTGCCGAAGTGCCGCGCTTCCACGTGGATGTGCAGGACCACAACATCGAGCACACGCTGGACCGCAAGCTCATCGAGCGCAGCCAGCCCGCCATTGAAAAGGGCGAGCGCGTGCAGTTCATCGAGGTGGCGCGCAACGTGAACCGCTCCGTGGGCGCCATGCTCTCGGGTGCTGTGACGCGTGCCCATCCCGAAGGCCTGCCCGATGACACCATTCGCATCCAGCTGGAAGGCACGGGCGGCCAGTCGTTCGGCGCGTTCCTCACACGTGGCATCACGCTGTACCTGATCGGCGACGCCAACGACTACACGGGCAAGGGCCTGTCGGGCGGCCGCGTCATCGTGCGCCCCAGCATCGACTTCCGCGGCGACGCAGTGCGCAACACTATCGTGGGCAACACCGTGATGTATGGCGCCACCACGGGGGAAGCGTTCTTCAGCGGCGTGGCCGGTGAGCGCTTTGCGGTGCGTCTGTCCGGTGCTACGACCGTCGTCGAAGGCACGGGCGACCATGGCTGCGAATACATGACCGGCGGCACCGTGCTGGTGCTGGGCAAGACCGGCCGCAACTTTGCAGCGGGCATGAGCGGCGGCGTCGCCTATGTCTACGACGAAGACGGCCAGTTCGACACGCGCTGCAACCTGTCCATGGTCACGCTGGAGCGCATCCTGCCGGCTTCGGAGCAAGAGGCCACGGTGCCGCGCGCCATCTGGCACGGTGGCCAGACGGATGAGGCCCAGCTCAAGAAGCTGCTGGAAGACCACAACCGCTGGACGGGCAGCAAGCGCGCGCGCGAACTGCTGGACAACTGGGCGGCCTCGCGTGGCAAGTTCGTCAAGGTCTTCCCGACCGAGTACAAGCGTGCCCTGGCTGAAATTTATGAACAAAAAGTGCTGGAGGAGTCCGCTACACCAGCGGTAACTGCTACCAAAAAAGAAGCTGCGCCTGCCAAATAA
- a CDS encoding transposase yields MARLPRLTLPGHLHHVIQRGNNRQSIFQDREDFETMLGLLADNALRHGVAVHAYVLMDNHFHLLVTPSTLEGLPQMMQAVGRRYVQYFNRRHARTGTLWEGRYRSTVLQPERYLLPCMVYLDLNPVRAGLVVHAVDYPWSSHAHWRGVRNDRLLTPHALYWALGNTPFAREAAYAALVQAGIGSLEQTALTSSVLSGWALGGPEFIEELQRQTLRRVMQGQPGRPRSKKILQT; encoded by the coding sequence ATGGCCCGCCTTCCGCGCCTTACTTTGCCGGGTCACCTCCATCACGTGATCCAGCGTGGCAACAACCGCCAGTCCATCTTTCAGGATAGAGAAGATTTTGAGACCATGCTCGGTCTGCTGGCCGACAACGCCCTGCGGCATGGGGTCGCCGTCCATGCCTATGTATTGATGGACAACCATTTCCATTTGCTGGTCACGCCTTCTACGCTGGAAGGGCTGCCTCAGATGATGCAGGCAGTGGGGCGGCGATATGTGCAGTATTTCAACCGCCGTCATGCGCGTACCGGCACCTTGTGGGAAGGGCGCTACCGGTCGACCGTATTGCAGCCAGAGCGGTACCTGCTGCCCTGTATGGTGTACTTGGATCTCAACCCGGTGAGGGCGGGGCTCGTGGTGCACGCCGTTGACTACCCCTGGTCCAGCCATGCCCACTGGCGTGGTGTGCGCAACGACCGACTGCTGACGCCCCATGCCTTGTACTGGGCGCTGGGCAACACGCCTTTTGCACGTGAGGCCGCCTACGCGGCGCTGGTGCAGGCGGGGATTGGGTCGTTGGAGCAGACAGCGTTGACGTCTTCGGTCTTGAGCGGTTGGGCCTTGGGTGGCCCTGAGTTCATCGAGGAACTGCAAAGGCAGACCCTACGTCGGGTGATGCAGGGGCAACCCGGGCGTCCCCGTTCAAAAAAAATATTGCAAACTTAG
- a CDS encoding SAM-dependent methyltransferase: MNQKKAVPTPGAPTRKDRPHSKPQTPELSELQPGQSIELLKELHILTREGRLNQDSRRKLKQVYHLFNFIEPLLAELSSDSGGPTLADHGAGKSYLGFILYDLYFKALGRGHIYGVETRAELVEKSRQLAQRLEFDRMSFLNLSVAESSDTDELPEQVDVVTALHACDTATDDAIAFGLQKKARAMVLVPCCQAEMAACLRQGKAFQLARTPLAELWRHPLHTRELGSQVTNVLRCLYLEASGYQVTVTELVGWEHSMKNELIIARFTGQKKRSAADRLRSILVEFGLDSALGPRFGLSAAEKALTTAAEDAAG; the protein is encoded by the coding sequence ATGAATCAGAAAAAGGCAGTGCCCACACCTGGTGCGCCGACCCGAAAGGACCGACCCCATTCCAAGCCCCAGACCCCAGAGTTGTCGGAGTTGCAGCCGGGGCAGTCGATCGAGTTGCTCAAGGAGCTACACATCCTTACCCGGGAAGGGCGTCTGAACCAAGACTCGCGGCGCAAACTCAAGCAGGTTTACCACCTGTTCAATTTCATCGAGCCTTTACTGGCGGAACTGTCGTCGGACAGCGGTGGGCCGACCTTGGCCGACCACGGGGCTGGTAAGTCGTACCTGGGGTTCATCCTGTATGACCTTTACTTCAAAGCCCTGGGCCGTGGTCATATCTACGGTGTCGAGACCCGGGCCGAGCTGGTGGAAAAGTCCCGTCAGCTCGCGCAGCGCTTGGAGTTTGACCGCATGTCATTTCTCAATCTGTCGGTGGCTGAGTCGTCGGATACCGATGAGTTGCCCGAGCAAGTCGACGTGGTCACGGCCCTGCATGCCTGTGACACTGCCACGGATGATGCCATTGCCTTTGGCCTGCAAAAAAAGGCGCGAGCCATGGTGCTGGTGCCTTGTTGTCAGGCTGAGATGGCCGCCTGCCTGCGGCAGGGCAAGGCCTTTCAACTGGCGCGTACGCCACTGGCCGAGCTGTGGCGTCATCCTCTGCATACCCGGGAATTGGGCAGCCAGGTAACCAATGTGCTGCGCTGCCTGTATTTGGAAGCCAGTGGCTACCAGGTGACGGTGACAGAGCTGGTGGGGTGGGAGCACAGCATGAAGAACGAGCTCATCATTGCCCGCTTCACCGGCCAGAAGAAGCGCAGTGCGGCTGACCGGTTGCGCTCCATTCTGGTCGAGTTCGGTTTGGATAGCGCTTTGGGGCCGCGCTTTGGCCTGTCTGCCGCAGAAAAGGCGCTGACGACCGCCGCTGAGGATGCTGCGGGCTGA
- a CDS encoding DUF1415 domain-containing protein, translating to MTTSPSIPSVGAPDLAARSLHDTVRWLEKAVIGLNLCPFAKGVHVKDQVHYAVTLTQEPSSLLQLLREELLALQGTSAEVRDTTLMVAPNCLQDFLDFNDFLNEAEGLLDSLGLGGTLQIASFHPQFQFAGTDVDDVTNCTNRSPYPTLHLLREASIDRAVAVFPEAESIFKRNMEVLEALGMKGWQTLEVGPSGFEQKTAQTDVENPR from the coding sequence ATGACCACATCCCCCTCCATTCCTTCCGTGGGCGCGCCAGATCTGGCTGCCCGGTCCTTGCATGACACTGTCAGATGGCTGGAGAAGGCCGTGATTGGGTTGAATCTGTGCCCTTTTGCCAAGGGGGTGCATGTGAAGGACCAGGTCCACTATGCGGTGACGTTGACCCAGGAGCCTTCATCTCTGCTGCAACTGTTGCGCGAGGAGCTTTTGGCATTGCAGGGGACATCGGCCGAAGTGCGTGACACCACCTTGATGGTGGCGCCGAACTGCTTGCAGGATTTTCTGGATTTCAATGACTTCCTCAATGAAGCTGAGGGGTTGCTGGATTCTTTGGGTTTGGGCGGTACTCTGCAGATAGCGAGCTTTCATCCCCAATTCCAGTTTGCGGGTACGGATGTGGATGATGTGACCAACTGTACGAACCGCTCGCCCTATCCCACGCTGCACCTGTTGCGTGAGGCCAGCATCGACCGTGCAGTCGCAGTCTTTCCCGAGGCGGAGTCCATCTTTAAGAGGAACATGGAAGTTTTAGAAGCGCTGGGGATGAAGGGCTGGCAGACACTTGAGGTCGGCCCGAGTGGGTTTGAGCAGAAGACGGCGCAAACCGATGTGGAGAACCCTCGATGA
- a CDS encoding deoxyguanosinetriphosphate triphosphohydrolase codes for MQSSDLSLCASNPALTRGRRYLEAPAPTRTEYQRDRDRIVHSTAFRRLVYKTQVFLNHEGDLFRTRLTHSLEVAQLGRSIARSLRINEDLVEAISLAHDLGHTPFGHAGQDALHGCMVEYGGFEHNLQSLRVVDCLEERYPQYDGLNLTFETREGILKHCSRIHAQQLEVAEPHGVGGRFLRREQPSLEAQLCNLADEIAYNAHDIDDGVRSGLITLVQLREVPLFDQYRATAQAEYPDLAQPSRERRLLFEAIRRMLSAQVYDVIAATQSALLLYAPASADEVRKSPPLVHFSDAMREHSKVLKQFLFKHLYRHPQVMETTGRAQEIVRDLFAAYFAAPQEMKAAFAQQALAGDASVRARAVADFIAGMTDRFAAREHERLTGRRLLDG; via the coding sequence ATCCAAAGTTCTGATCTATCCCTCTGTGCGTCCAACCCCGCTTTGACTAGGGGGCGACGCTATCTTGAAGCACCCGCACCTACCCGCACGGAGTACCAGCGGGATCGCGACCGGATCGTTCATTCGACAGCATTCAGACGCTTGGTTTATAAGACGCAAGTGTTTTTGAACCATGAGGGAGATTTATTCCGCACTCGTCTCACCCATTCCCTGGAAGTCGCTCAGCTTGGCCGTTCCATTGCGCGCTCGTTGCGAATCAACGAAGACCTGGTAGAGGCGATTTCGCTGGCCCACGATTTGGGACACACGCCTTTTGGGCACGCCGGGCAGGATGCTTTGCACGGGTGCATGGTGGAATACGGAGGTTTTGAGCACAATCTGCAGAGCTTGCGAGTGGTCGATTGTTTAGAAGAGCGCTACCCACAGTACGATGGTCTCAATCTGACCTTTGAGACGCGAGAGGGGATTCTCAAGCACTGCTCTCGGATACACGCGCAGCAACTGGAGGTTGCAGAGCCTCATGGTGTCGGTGGGCGATTCTTGCGTCGGGAGCAACCCAGCCTGGAGGCGCAGTTGTGCAATCTGGCCGATGAGATCGCCTACAACGCGCACGACATCGATGATGGCGTGCGGTCTGGCTTGATCACCTTGGTTCAGCTGCGAGAAGTGCCCTTGTTTGACCAATACCGGGCAACCGCGCAGGCAGAGTATCCCGATCTCGCGCAACCGTCTCGAGAAAGGCGTTTGTTGTTCGAAGCCATCCGGCGGATGCTGAGCGCGCAGGTGTACGACGTGATTGCGGCGACGCAGTCTGCCCTGCTTCTGTATGCGCCTGCCAGTGCGGATGAGGTGCGCAAGTCTCCTCCGCTGGTGCACTTCAGCGATGCCATGCGCGAACACTCCAAGGTGCTCAAGCAGTTTTTGTTCAAACACCTCTATCGTCACCCCCAAGTGATGGAAACCACAGGCCGGGCGCAGGAGATCGTACGCGACCTCTTTGCCGCTTATTTTGCGGCGCCGCAGGAGATGAAGGCCGCGTTTGCGCAGCAGGCGTTGGCGGGGGATGCATCGGTCCGAGCGAGGGCTGTAGCCGACTTCATTGCGGGCATGACCGACCGTTTCGCCGCGCGTGAGCATGAGCGTTTGACGGGGCGCCGTCTGTTGGACGGATGA